A window of the Helianthus annuus cultivar XRQ/B chromosome 4, HanXRQr2.0-SUNRISE, whole genome shotgun sequence genome harbors these coding sequences:
- the LOC110933211 gene encoding glutamic acid-rich protein-like — MDDVLNENKVLAAESKKVADREKILEMRVKKLESENKPLLTKIDTDQTEIDFLKVRVAELEEEKARRDKQNKYFEMKNKELEAAKALKEHEFYMLNKVVENMPGTSIEQRFEEIQVEELRAKRQAEIDEQMKDKGKGAESKPVTLEDLAADDDEEDDEGDDDEEGDEEEGDDEEDDDDEKVFSASSHGSNNDDDDAQGGMGIKVTEQSSERTVDDFLNDTVNEETGGAEGKGESRDAQNVEHVEKLVLRLETNREEGEHFHT; from the exons ATGGATGACGTGTTGAATGAAAACAAAGTGTTAGCAGCGGAAAGCAAGAAAGTAGCTGATCGGGAAAAGATCCTAGAAATGCGTGTAAAGAAGCTGGAATCTGAAAACAAGCCTTTGTTAACGAAGATTGATACAGATCAGACTGAGATTGATTTCCTTAAGGTGCGAGTGgctgaacttgaagaagaaaaggctCGTAGAGATAAACAGAACAAATATTTCGAGATGAAAAACAAAGAGCTTGAGGCTGCAAAGGCATTGAAAGAGCATGAGTTCTACATGTTGAATAAAGTAGTGGAGAATATGCCCGGAACGTCGATTGAACAAAGATTCGAAGAGATACAAGTTGAAGAGCTTAGGGCAAAACGCCAAGCCGAGATTGATGAACAGATGAAAGATAAGGGAAAGGGTGCTGAAAGCA AACCTGTAACTCTAGAAGATCTTGCTGCTGATGACGATGAGGAAGATGATGAGGGGGATGACGATGAAGAGGGTGATGAAGAAGagggtgatgatgaggaagatgacgatgatgagaAAGTCTTTTCTGCTAGCAGTCATGGTtctaataatgatgatgatgatgctcaagGTGGTATGGGAATTAAAGTGACTGAACAGTCTAGTGAAAGGACTGTTGATGATTTTCTGAACGATACTGTGAATGAAGAGACAGGGGGAGCTGaaggaaagggggagtctagGGATGCTCAAaatgttgaacatgttgaaaagttAGTTTTGAGATTGGAAACTAATAGGGAAGAAGGTGAACACTTTCATACGTAA